A genomic segment from uncultured Marinifilum sp. encodes:
- a CDS encoding FRG domain-containing protein: MKLKQEIVPTTWSELQDLLFTDSFNQKINRTRSPYIYRGLPKFDYQLKTSLIRLKGPFEDLEFHLLRNFKKYSFSPDSNNKSDWEWLALAQHHGLPTRLLDWTYSPYVALHFATAELNKYHKDGVIWALNYENLKNYLPDKLQSKLNKIGSNSFTIDMLHELYQNISELSKEKSDFVVAFEPASIDDRIVNQYAIFTFMSHSNAILNQWLIDKPDLYFRIRIPAEMKWEIRDKLDQVNINERVLFPGMDGLSKWLSRHYSPNDVKTKKNINNKINHL, translated from the coding sequence ATGAAATTAAAACAAGAAATTGTTCCAACAACCTGGTCCGAGCTTCAGGACTTATTATTTACCGATTCTTTTAATCAGAAAATAAACAGAACCCGTTCACCTTATATTTATAGGGGCTTACCCAAATTCGATTACCAGTTAAAAACTTCATTAATTAGGCTAAAAGGGCCATTTGAAGATCTGGAATTTCATTTACTAAGAAACTTTAAGAAATACTCTTTCAGTCCCGATAGTAATAATAAATCGGATTGGGAATGGCTTGCATTGGCGCAACACCATGGTTTACCCACCCGACTTTTAGATTGGACTTATTCACCTTATGTTGCACTTCATTTTGCTACTGCCGAACTTAATAAATATCATAAAGATGGTGTAATTTGGGCTCTGAATTATGAAAATCTTAAAAATTATCTTCCCGATAAATTGCAATCCAAGCTAAATAAAATAGGTTCTAATAGTTTTACCATTGATATGCTTCATGAGTTATATCAAAATATCAGCGAATTATCAAAAGAAAAAAGTGATTTTGTAGTAGCCTTTGAGCCAGCTTCAATTGATGATAGAATTGTAAATCAATATGCAATATTTACATTTATGTCGCATTCAAATGCAATTCTTAACCAATGGCTTATAGACAAACCCGATTTATATTTTAGAATTAGAATTCCGGCCGAAATGAAATGGGAAATTCGCGACAAACTTGATCAGGTAAATATAAATGAACGTGTGCTTTTTCCTGGAATGGATGGTTTAAGCAAATGGTTAAGCCGACATTATTCTCCAAACGATGTTAAAACAAAAAAAAATATTAACAATAAAATCAATCATTTGTAA